A genomic region of Solanum dulcamara chromosome 2, daSolDulc1.2, whole genome shotgun sequence contains the following coding sequences:
- the LOC129870256 gene encoding uncharacterized protein LOC129870256 gives MTYIISEAQLSFIPGRKLADNIILANELVKAYSRKHISPRCMIKIDMQKAYDSVEWAFLEQMLENLCFPRKFIDWILECLHTVNYTILINGEPTPPFNAARGLRQGDPISPYLFAISMEYLSRCLDEVKDNGRFKFHPKCAKLRIKHLCFADDLLLFCRGDQHSIGTIYQCFHKFSLASGLQANMNKSSIYFGGVTDQMKETILHQFQFNYGEFPFKSFIWSGTNTITKRALIAWEKMCLPKSAGGMRLIHIHLWNQAAIAKTCWDLAHKTDKLWIRWIHSYYIKSHTVFNVPIPQQTSWMVKKILVSRVILEQIHTQRDSPTTANFYVHLLGNRPTAPWKNMMFNNSSRPKAIVTMWIMLQNKLPTTDRLTSWGMDVNQQCKLCQQDLENREHLFTQCEFTRAIWKKLLNWIKWPLFHADTWDMHLEWTLKQSKGKYHNAQLFKLIYAECSYAIWMERNQRTFKEKRRNYEEITKEIAYMCTLRAPLAISTRLQQSLLF, from the exons atgacatatattatcagTGAAGCACAATTAAGTTTTATTCCAGGAAGGAAACTTGCAGATAACATCATCCTAGCAAATGAGCTTGTTAAAGCTTATTCTAGGAAACATATCTCTCCAAGGTGTATGATCAAAATAGACATGCAAAAAGCTTATGATTCTGTGGAATGGGCATTCTTGGAGCAAATGCTAGAAAATCTCTGCTTTCCTAGGAAATTCATTGACTGGATACTTGAGTGTTTGCATACTGTAAACTATACAATTTTGATAAATGGAGAACCCACTCCTCCTTTTAATGCTGCAAGAGGACTTAGACAGGGGGACCCCATCTCCCCTTATCTATTTGCTATATCTATGGAGTACTTGAGTAGATGCCTAGATGAAGTCAAAGACAATGGAAGATTCAAGTTTCATCCTAAATGTGCAAAATTGAGAATAAAGCATCTATGTTTTGCAGATGACTTACTCTTGTTCTGCAGAGGGGATCAGCACTCAATAGGGACCATATATCAATGTTTCCACAAGTTCTCCCTAGCTTCTGGACTGCAAGCAAATATGAATAAGAGTTCCATTTATTTTGGTGGAGTCACTGATCAGATGAAAGAGACCATACTGCATCAGTTCCAGTTTAACTATGGAGAGTTCCCTTTCAA GAGCTTCATATGGTCAGGTACCAACACCATCACCAAGAGAGCACTGATAGCATGGGAGAAGATGTGCTTACCTAAATCTGCTGGAGGAATGAGGCTCATCCACATACACCTATGGAACCAAGCTGCTATTGCTAAGACCTGCTGGGATCTTGCTCATAAAACTGATAAACTATGGATTAGATGGATCCATTCTTATTATATAAAATCCCATACTGTCTTTAATGTTCCTATACCTCAACAGACTTCATGGATGGTTAAGAAGATACTTGTATCTAGAGTGATACTAGAACAGATACACACTCAAAGAGACTCACCAACTACTGCAAACTTTTATGTGCATTTGCTGGGTAATAGACCAACAGCCCCCTGGAAAAATATGATGTTTAACAATAGTTCAAGACCAAAGGCTATTGTTACAATGTGGATCATGCTGCAGAATAAACTCCCAACTACAGACAGATTAACCTCCTGGGGAATGGATGtcaaccaacaatgcaaactCTGTCAACAAGATCTGGAAAATAGAGAGCATCTGTTTACTCAATGTGAATTTACTAGAGCTATTTGGAAGAAATTGCTTAATTGGATTAAATGGCCACTCTTTCACGCTGATACATGGGATATGCATTTGGAATGGACTCTGAAACAATCTAAAGGCAAGTATCACAATGCACAGCTCTTCAAATTAATATATGCTGAGTGCTCTTATGCAATATGGATGGAAAGAAACCAGAGAacttttaaagaaaaaagaagaaactatGAAGAGATAACTAAGGAAATAGCATATATGTGCACTTTGAGAGCTCCTTTGGCGATTAGTACTCGACTACAACAATCTCTCCTCTTCTGA
- the LOC129870258 gene encoding uncharacterized protein LOC129870258: MPKSPRSEGSANEVPVDPSTESPKSGENAVVVEERKWTSLFTKNRATANGLSLDYLPPQMLNGKPIVHLDKDEVNQEIKKWSTALIAYFIGDVLGYNALTRYITQFWSNVATPQLYYHEEGYYVIRFRSTEDMNEIFYSGPYTINNRPIILKLWTVDFDFSKEFPTTIPLLVKFPKLLMSCWGKGSLSRIASVIGVLIHADECTAKQTRISYVRMLIEVNVTQPLPDKIAVMDPHEKVFEQEVLYNWKPKFCPKFSMVGHV; this comes from the coding sequence ATGCCGAAAAGTCCCAGATCTGAGGGCTCAGCAAATGAAGTACCAGTAGATCCATCTACAGAAAGCCCTAAATCTGGTGAAAATGCAGTAGTAGTAGAGGAACGAAAGTGGACGAGCCTATTTACCAAAAACCGAGCTACAGCAAATGGATTATCACTAGATTATCTCCCTCCTCAAATGCTGAATGGGAAACCAATAGTCCATCTGGACAAAGATGAGGTAAATCAGGAAATCAAAAAATGGAGCACTGCCTTAATAGCCTATTTCATAGGTGATGTACTGGGTTATAATGCTTTAACAAGATACATTACGCAGTTCTGGTCCAATGTGGCAACACCTCAGCTCTATTACCATGAAGAAGGGTACTATGTGATTAGATTTCGATCGACTGAAGATATGAATGAAATCTTCTACTCAGGGCCTTATACCATTAATAATAGACCTATAATTCTTAAACTATGGACTGTGGATTTTGATTTCAGTAAGGAATTCCCTACAACAATTCCTCTCTTGGTGAAATTTCCAAAACTTCTGATGTCTTGCTGGGGGAAAGGCTCATTGAGTAGAATAGCTAGTGTCATTGGAGTCCTAATACATGCTGATGAATGTACTGCTAAACAAACAAGGATCTCTTATGTTCGAATGTTGATTGAAGTGAATGTTACTCAACCACTGCCTGATAAGATTGCTGTTATGGACCCTCATGAGAAAGTGTTTGAGCAGGAGGTTCTATATAATTGGAAACCTAAGTTCTGCCCTAAATTCTCAATGGTTGGACATGTATGA